The Stigmatella ashevillena genomic sequence TGCCGACCCAGCCCGGCGAGGTCCAGCCGTAGCCATGGGCAATGGCCAGGCCGCCGAGGAACGGGCCGAGCGCGTTGGCGGCGTTGAAGGCGGAATGGTTGAGCGACGCCGCGAGGCCCTGCGCATCACCGGCTACGTCCATGAGGCGCGTCTGCAGCACCGTCCCCAGCGCCCCACCAATACCGATCAAGAAGACATCGAGCGAGAGCGTCCAGAGGTTGCCGGCAGCGAACGGGAACAGCGCGAGCACCACCGCGCTCCACATCAGCAGGGCGCCCGCCGTGCGCATCAGTGCGCGGTCGGCGAACACCGGAACCACCATGTTTCCGACGGTCATGCCGATGCCGAAGATGCCCATGACCCACGGCACCGTGTGCAGCGGCATGTGCGTCACGCTGACGAGGATGTCCGCGAGGTACGTGTACACGGCGAACATGCCGCCGAAACCGATCGCGCCGATGGCGAGGGTGAACCAGACCTGAGAGCGCTTCAGCGCGCCGAGTTCGCGGAGAGGGTTGGCATTCGCGTCGGCCGGCGGATGGGGCGCGAAGATCGCGATCGCGATCATCGTCGCGACACCGAGCAGCGCGACCAGTGCAAACGCCCAGCGCCAACCCACGGCCTGCCCCAGCCAGTTTGCCAGCGGCACGCCCACGATCGTGGCGCAGGTGAGGCCGAGGAACATCTGGCCCACCGCGCGAGTGCGCCGGTTCGCCGGTACCAGCGACGAGGCGACGAGCGCCGCGA encodes the following:
- a CDS encoding MFS transporter, with amino-acid sequence MSASAPVISPGTPPVRAPHVGLVILALAVGGFAIGTTEFASMSMLPLFAQGLGIDAPTAGHAISAYALGVVVGAPLMTVLGARVPRRRLLMILMAMFTVFNGLTGLSPGYRWMLVFRFLSGLPHGAYFGVAALVASSLVPANRRTRAVGQMFLGLTCATIVGVPLANWLGQAVGWRWAFALVALLGVATMIAIAIFAPHPPADANANPLRELGALKRSQVWFTLAIGAIGFGGMFAVYTYLADILVSVTHMPLHTVPWVMGIFGIGMTVGNMVVPVFADRALMRTAGALLMWSAVVLALFPFAAGNLWTLSLDVFLIGIGGALGTVLQTRLMDVAGDAQGLAASLNHSAFNAANALGPFLGGLAIAHGYGWTSPGWVGSLLALGGLALWAVSVAADRRRTVAAMTNEPC